The following proteins are co-located in the Phragmites australis chromosome 10, lpPhrAust1.1, whole genome shotgun sequence genome:
- the LOC133883739 gene encoding L-ascorbate oxidase-like, giving the protein MRLPVLVFVCCTLWACVVRPHCAEAAKARHFKWEVSNMFWSPDCEEKVLIGINGQFPGPTIRARAGDTIHVELKNALHTEGVVIHWHGIRQIGTPWADGTAAISQCAINPEETFTYRFVVDKPGTYFYHGHYGMQRAAGLYGSLIVDVAKGEEEPFKYDGELNLLLSDWYHESIHTQMVALSSKPFRWIGEPQSLLINGRGQFNCSLAAAHTTGAKQCAAVNRQCAPVVLPVQPNKTYRLRVASTTSLASLNLAIGNHKLTVVEADGNYVDPFVVEDIDIYSGDSYSVLLTTDQDPSSNYWVSVGVRGRLPKTAPALAVLNYRPTRASKLPALAPPATPAWDDYAHSKAFTYRIRARAGTPPPPSTADRRIELLNTQNRMDGHIKWSINNVSMVLPATPYLGSLKLLGLKSTLAAARPAETFSRSYDVTRPPANPNTTVGDNVYVLRHNSTVDVVLQNANALAHNTSEVHPWHLHGHDFWVLGYGDGAYRGDAADAARLNLRDPPLRNTAVIFPYGWTVLRLVADNPGVWAFHCHIEPHLHMGMGVVFAEAVHRVGKVPKEAVSCGATATALMAGDHL; this is encoded by the exons ATGAGGCTTCCTGTGCTGGTCTTTGTGTGTTGCACCCTCTGGGCGTGCGTTGTCCGGCCGCATTGCGCGGAGGCGGCAAAGGCGAGGCACTTCAAATGGGAGGTGAGCAACATGTTCTGGTCGCCGGACTGCGAGGAGAAGGTGCTGATCGGCATCAACGGGCAGTTCCCGGGCCCGACGATCCGCGCCAGGGCCGGCGACACCATCCACGTCGAGCTCAAGAACGCGCTGCACACCGAGGGCGTCGTCATCCACTGGCACGGCATCAGACAG ATCGGGACGCCGTGGGCGGATGGCACGGCGGCGATCTCCCAATGCGCCATCAACCCTGAAGAAACTTTCACCTACCGCTTCGTCGTCGACAAG CCGGGGACGTACTTCTACCACGGGCACTACGGGATGCAGAGGGCGGCGGGGCTGTACGGGTCGCTAATCGTGGACGTGGCCAAAGGGGAGGAGGAGCCGTTCAAGTACGACGGCGAGCTCAACCTGCTGCTCAGCGACTGGTACCACGAGAGCATCCACACCCAGATGGTCGCCCTCTCCTCCAAGCCATTCAGATGGATTGGCGAGCCGCAG TCTCTGCTGATCAACGGGAGGGGTCAGTTCAACTGCTCGCTCGCGGCGGCGCACACGACGGGCGCCAAGCAGTGCGCCGCCGTCAACCGGCAGTGCGCACCGGTGGTCCTCCCCGTCCAGCCGAACAAGACCTACAGGCTCAGGGTAGCGAGCACCACCTCCCTCGCGTCTCTCAACCTCGCAATCGGG AATCACAAGCTGACGGTGGTGGAGGCCGATGGCAACTACGTCGACCCCTTCGTCGTCGAAGACATCGACATCTACTCCGGCGACAGCTACTCTGTCCTCCTGACGACTGACCAGGACCCGTCGTCGAACTACTGGGTCAGCGTCGGCGTGCGCGGCCGGTTGCCGAAGACGGCGCCCGCTCTTGCTGTGCTGAACTATCGCCCCACCCGCGCGTCTAAGCTGCCAGCCCTGGCGCCGCCTGCCACCCCGGCGTGGGACGACTACGCACACAGCAAGGCATTCACGTACCGCATCCGCGCCCGCGCcggcacgccgccgccgccgtccacgGCCGACCGCCGCATCGAGCTGCTCAACACGCAGAACAGGATGGACGGGCACATCAAATGGTCCATCAACAACGTGTCCATGGTGCTCCCGGCGACGCCGTACCTGGGCTCCCTGAAGCTGCTGGGGCTCAAGTCGACGCTCGCTGCAGCGAGGCCGGCGGAGACGTTTAGCCGGAGCTACGACGTGACCCGCCCGCCGGCGAACCCGAACACGACGGTCGGGGACAACGTGTACGTGCTGCGCCACAACAGCACCGTGGACGTGGTGCTCCAGAACGCGAACGCGCTGGCGCACAACACGAGCGAGGTGCACCCGTGGCACCTCCACGGGCACGACTTCTGGGTGCTGGGCTACGGAGACGGCGCGTACCGCGGGGACGCCGCCGACGCGGCGCGGCTCAACCTCCGTGACCCGCCGCTGCGGAACACGGCGGTGATCTTCCCCTACGGGTGGACGGTGCTCCGGCTCGTGGCGGACAACCCGGGCGTGTGGGCGTTTCACTGCCACATCGAGCCGCACCTGCACATGGGCATGGGCGTCGTCTTCGCCGAGGCCGTCCACCGCGTGGGCAAGGTGCCCAAGGAGGCCGTGTCCTGCGGCGCCACGGCCACCGCGCTCATGGCCGGCGACCACCTGTGA